The genomic window GGTGAACGAGCCGCGTCGGATGACCTCAAGGGTTATCTTGGCAAAGAAGCGCTCAACTTGATTGAGCCAGCTGGAATGGGTTGGGATAAAATGCAGATGCCAGCGTGGATGACGTAGCAGCCACTGCCGCACAGCGCTGGTTTTGTGAGTGGCGTAGTTGTCTGCCACGACATGGATGGCCAGGTGCGCCGGAGTGGTGCGTTCAATGTGCCTGAGGAACTCCAAAAACTCCTTCTGCCGGTGGCGGGGCTTGCACTGCGCGAAGACTTCTCCTGTCTTGACGTCCATGGCGGCAAACAATGTGGTGGTGCCGTGGCGGAAGTAATCATGGCTGGCGCGTTCAGGCGCGCCACCTGGCAGCATTGGCAGGATGGGTTGTGATCGCTCCAGGGCCTGGCACTGGCTCTTCTCATCCAGGCTGAGCACCAGCGCGTTGTTTGGCGGGCTCATATAAAGGCCGACAACATCGCGGACCTTTTCCACAAAGTGCGGATCGGTCGAGAGCTGGAAGCTCTCTGAGCGGTGCGGTGCCAAGCCGAAGGTGCGCCAGATGACAGATACTCTCTCATTGGAGATTCCTGCCTTGGCGGCCATGCGGCGGGTGCTCCAGTGGGTGCCCTGCACTGGCTTGGTCTCCAGAGTCAGGCGCAGCACCTCGGCGACTTTTTCGTCGCTGATAGTGCGCGGCGGGCCACTGCGAGGTGCGTCAGTCAGGCCCCCGATGCCATCCTGCGCATAACGTTTGCGCCATTTGCCCGCTGATGTGTTGGACAGTCCAACTCGCTTGCCAACCTCTTTGTCATCAAGCCCTTCAGCGCTCAGCAAAACAGCCTGCGCCCTCTTTGCCTCGGCCTGCGGGGTTTT from Prosthecobacter vanneervenii includes these protein-coding regions:
- a CDS encoding IS630 family transposase produces the protein MAGGRPTIRLKLNKEQRGELQRMAEARKTPQAEAKRAQAVLLSAEGLDDKEVGKRVGLSNTSAGKWRKRYAQDGIGGLTDAPRSGPPRTISDEKVAEVLRLTLETKPVQGTHWSTRRMAAKAGISNERVSVIWRTFGLAPHRSESFQLSTDPHFVEKVRDVVGLYMSPPNNALVLSLDEKSQCQALERSQPILPMLPGGAPERASHDYFRHGTTTLFAAMDVKTGEVFAQCKPRHRQKEFLEFLRHIERTTPAHLAIHVVADNYATHKTSAVRQWLLRHPRWHLHFIPTHSSWLNQVERFFAKITLEVIRRGSFTSVPHLRKSILDYIGAHNKDPKPFVWTATAERIFEKIEKFCGKLT